In the genome of Abyssalbus ytuae, the window ATTGTGGCTACCTTTTTTAACAGCTTATGGGCTGACTTATAAGTTTAAAAGTTTAAAAAGTAAATTATTCCCCTTTATTACATTCCTGGTATTAGGGCTGGGTATAGGAATTTCATGGTTTATATACGTAAGAGTGACAGATCCTGCCTCCTTTTTAGAAATAACCAAGGAAGAAGCTGCCAACTGGGGCAGTTATAATATCCGTCCGTTTTATTATTACTGGAGTTTTTTCACTCAAAGTGGTATATGGACTATTCCCGCATTTATAAGCCTCTTATATCCCTATTTAAAAAATAAAGTAAGTAATAAAAAAGCCTACCGGTTTTCTTTTGCCTGGACTATGGCTTCAGTAATATTTTTATCTTTGGTTCCTGAGAAAAAAGCCAGGTACTTATTACCCGTATTAATCCCCTTAGCCTTAAATACTGCCTTTTATATAGAATATCTCATCAACAATTTTAAATCTATAAAGAATAAAAAAGAAACGTTGCCTGTTTATTTTAATTTTGGACTGATAGCGATAATAGGAATTGTTTTCCCCATAGCCGGCTATATCTTTTTTAAAGGCAAACTAAGTGGTTTATGGCTTTATTTTATACTCGCTTCGGTTAGTTTATTGGCTATTGGTATACTTATATTGTTACAGTTAAAGAAAAAAAATATTGAACATGTTTTTTATTTAACTATTGCTTTTATTATGAGTATTATGCTTTTTGGTTTCCCTCTCTCTAAAGCATTCAACACCAACACAGCTTTTAAAAGCACCCGTGATTTAAACCGGGAAACACTAAAAATTTATTCCTTTGGAGAAAATGCCCCGGAAATAATATGGGAATTTGGTAAAAAAGCCCCACGCATAGATGTGCATGATAAAATAACATTTCCTGACGAAAAAGTGTTTGGTTTACTGGTACCAACATCCAACAACGAAAATTTTAGACGTATATTTGATAAAAATTTCTTGGTTATAAAAGAAGAAGCCATTGATTTGAATTACACAGTTTCCCCGGGAAAGAAAAACCATAAAAACCGCTTAACCAGTTCTTATTATATAATAAAAAAACAGTAATGAACAGCTTAACTAAAAACGATGTTGTAGGATATATTTTTTTAACCCTGCTTTTTATTTCTTCTTTATATTTCGGGTTTACCGATCCCGATTTTTTTAATGATCCTTTTACCGTGGAGGATGGTGCTGTAGAGTACGGAACAGCCCTTATGTTATTTTTAATAAGCATTCTTTGTTTATACAGGGTATTTAAATTGTGGAAAGAAAAACCTTTTCTCTGGAAATTAGGAACTATCATTTTCGCTTTACTTTTCTTTTTTGGGGCAGGAGAAGAAATTTCGTGGGGGCAACGCATTTTCGGGATAGAATCCGGAGAGTTCTTTAAAGAAAATAATGCCCAGGCAGAAACAAATTTACACAACCTGGTAGTAGGCGGAAAAAAGCTTAATAAAATTATTTTCAGTCAGTTATTAATGGTTGTGATGGTGGTTTATTTGATCATAGCTCCTGTACTATACAGAAAAGCAGAATGGTTTAAAAATCTGGTCAATAAATTTGCAGTCCCTATTGTTAAATGGCATCATACCATCGCATTTTTAGTTACTACTATTTTAGTAGCAGTAAACCCGCCTGACAGAAAATGGGAAGTTTACGAACTGGCATTCGGGGTTATCTTTCTTTTAATATTTTTAGATCCCTATAACAACTTTATTTTTAAAAAGAATAAAATCTTCTATTCCTGACAATTAATAATTTATAAAAAAAGAAAATCTTTTTCTGA includes:
- a CDS encoding ArnT family glycosyltransferase; this translates as MVKLLRNNPVKFILLASIVIFVSHLGILYVNIMEARNFITAREMVNDGNWLLTTMNGLPRYEKPPLPTWLTAFSSMLFGQSNVFGLRLPAALAAIFMIVVFYKNTLKIYNDKRFGLIAGLILATSFYVIFSGRNGQWDIFTHSFMVASIYFLFQFLNDDENVWKNALLASLFFGFSFLSKGPVSLYALWLPFLTAYGLTYKFKSLKSKLFPFITFLVLGLGIGISWFIYVRVTDPASFLEITKEEAANWGSYNIRPFYYYWSFFTQSGIWTIPAFISLLYPYLKNKVSNKKAYRFSFAWTMASVIFLSLVPEKKARYLLPVLIPLALNTAFYIEYLINNFKSIKNKKETLPVYFNFGLIAIIGIVFPIAGYIFFKGKLSGLWLYFILASVSLLAIGILILLQLKKKNIEHVFYLTIAFIMSIMLFGFPLSKAFNTNTAFKSTRDLNRETLKIYSFGENAPEIIWEFGKKAPRIDVHDKITFPDEKVFGLLVPTSNNENFRRIFDKNFLVIKEEAIDLNYTVSPGKKNHKNRLTSSYYIIKKQ